Genomic DNA from Methanobrevibacter arboriphilus JCM 13429 = DSM 1125:
TAACTTTATTTTTAAGTATTATGGTTTACTTATTTAATTTAGAACTATTTTCAATTGGTGTAAAAATGAAACAAGATTTAGTAAAAAAATCTCATGAACTTAGAAGGCGTGGTTTTACGGTTGGAGAAATAGCTGATGAGCTAAATGTTTCAATGGACACAGCTCGATGGTTATCCATGCAAAAACTTAATGAAAAAGAAAAACCAGAGGATACTCCTATTGACTTTGCTATTAATTGGAATAGTTTAGGTGGAAGTTCACGTAGGCTTAGGTATGTTTCTGCAGCATTAAGTGACATGACTTTAAACTATGGTCAGGCAGATATTATTGTAGGTATAGCTATAAGTGGAATACCTTTTGCAACAATGATGGCTGATTTTTTAGAGATAGAAGAAGGTTTTGAAACTTCTTTATCTGTATTTCACCCTATAAAACATAGAAAAGATAAAGATAAGGATCAAGAAGGAGCAATTAGTCAAAATTTTGCTCAAGTTAAAGGTAAAAAAGTTATAATTGTCGATGATGTTATAACTAGTGGTAGGACTGTAAAAGAAGTTATCAATGCATTGATTGCTCAAGGAGCAGAACCTATAGCTGTAACTGTATTAATTGATAAAGTTGGAATTTCAGAAATTGAAGGAGTTCCTGTAGAATCTTTAATAAAAGTTAATAGATTAGGTTGATTGTTTAAAAACAATTTATTTTTTAAAAACAGATTAATTTTATATAATATTAATTTATTTTATATCTCTGATTTTTTTTTATTTTTTTATTTTTTTATTTTTTTAGTTTTTAGTCTTTATTTTTTTAACTTTTAATTTTTTATTATTAATTTTTTTATTAATTATTGAAAATAAAATAATATTGATAATATTTTAAAATATAATAATTTGTTTTAAAATATATAATTTTTAAAATATAATAATATTTTATTATAATAATATTCTATAATATATAATATTCTATGATTCTAATGATATTTTTAAAATTTTAATAATATTTTTAAAAATTTTTAAATTATAATATTAAATTATATATTGGAGTTTTTACAAATCTAATAAAAGTATAAATTTATTATTAAATCTATAATACTAATAAAATCTTATAATACTAATGATTTTATTAATATTATAATATTATTCAAAATAATTTATAAAAATAATCTATAAAAATATAAAAATGATTTATAAAAATAAATTATAAAAATAAATTATAAAAATATTTTTTTAAATGTATTTTTTAAAGTTATGAAAAAGTTATGAAAAATGAATCTTTTTCTAATCATTACATCCTTTTATGATTTTAATAGCTATAATCATAAATAGTTATAATCACGATTATAATATCATTTTAATCATAGTATTATTGTACTTTTTATTATGGAGTGAATATATTGTCAGAAGTATCTTCAAAAGAATTATATGAATTTAAAAGAACTCTTAAAGAATTATCAGAAAAAAAAGGGAGAGGTACTGAGTTAGTATCAGTTTATATACCTCCAGATCGTCAAATTAGTGATGTTACTAAACATATGCGTGAAGAATTAAGTCAAAGTGCTAACATCAAAAGTAAACAAACAAAGAAAAATGTTCAGTCTGCTATTGAAGTCATTGTTCAA
This window encodes:
- a CDS encoding orotate phosphoribosyltransferase-like protein; the protein is MKQDLVKKSHELRRRGFTVGEIADELNVSMDTARWLSMQKLNEKEKPEDTPIDFAINWNSLGGSSRRLRYVSAALSDMTLNYGQADIIVGIAISGIPFATMMADFLEIEEGFETSLSVFHPIKHRKDKDKDQEGAISQNFAQVKGKKVIIVDDVITSGRTVKEVINALIAQGAEPIAVTVLIDKVGISEIEGVPVESLIKVNRLG